The sequence TAAATTTTCGGTATTGGTCATTGCGTATTCCCGACAGATTAAATGTCCAGAGAAACGTGGATCATTCGGATTATCGATGGAAGGGGCATCTACGCCGATATTTACGATACCTTGCTTGGCTAACCATTCCGCTGCCTCATAATCTAATCCTGTGTAGCGGGTCAACCATTCCTCTGTCCCGTAAGCGCGGTTATAATGACCGGTGTACAGCAGCACGATATCCCCTTTGTCGAGATGGAGATAACCTTTTTGTAAGGCCTGTTCCAGATCCTGGCGGGTAATGTAGCTATCCGGCGAGATATGGGAGACATCCAAACAGATGGCCGGTCCATAAAAATATTCCAGCGGCATTTCATCGATCGTCTGTCCCTGTGGATCATATTCGTAGATGGCATCGCTATGGGTGGGACCGTGCTCATTAATGAGCAGATTATTGGTAGCAAATTCGAAGCCGAGTTTGTGTTTACTCTCTGCATGACTCATATTGGGGAAGATCATGGTCTTCTGATGCGGAGGGAAGACCGGCATCCCCTGATAGATTTCCTGTGAGAGATCTACAACCTGAATGCCCATTTCGTCACCTCTTAAAAGTTTTATGGAGCGCTGCTACCTGAGAATCTTCGCAATAAAACTACTTCGGAAGCATAGGCTTAGTTTTGATAGCAAAAGCTTCCTAGATCGCAAAACTAGTTCAGTAACCTAGCCTTAAGCGAGTGTTGGCAGCACGGTGAAGGCATCGGCATCAATCAGGCCGATATCGGTTATTTTCCACGCCGGGCTGGTGACTAGTGAGAGGAAAGAAAGATGCATAAATGGTACATGCAGGCTGCATCCTAGCTCCTCACGGGCTAGCTGATGCAGCTCGGTAATCCGACTGCTCATCTGCTTGCCTGTCAGTTCGTCAGTCATTAGCCCACCAATGCGCAGCGGCAGATCCCCTACAACTTTGCCCCCTGCAATCATGGCGATGCCTCCGTCCATGGCAATAACCCGATTCACGGCGGTTACCATATCTGCATAGTTAGTGCCTGTGACAATGATGTTATGCGTATCATGGGCTACGCTCTCGGCGATCGCTCCTACTTTAAGCGTCATACCGCGAACAAAGGTTTTACCGATCTTGCCGCTGCGTCCATGACGTTCGACTACGAGCAGGGGAAGAAGGTCGTCTGCGACCGAAGGCAAGACGACATTATCCTTGACGGAAGCGATATAGATTCCGGCTCCGGTCAGGTTTTGATCTGGAATAACCTCGATGGTCCGGATCTGAACGGTGTTATGAGCGCCTTCAGCAGAAATTTGCAGGTCCTCCAGTTTGACGGGTTTACGCTTAACGGAATTTTTGACAGAAGCGGGATAAATATAGGAGGGGATATCCCGGGTGAGCTCGCCGTTCTCGGCGATTTTGACTCCGCTTATATAGACTTGAGCGATCTTCATCTGGGTTAAATCGCTGATTACGGCGATATCGGCTTTTTTACCTGGGGCGAGCAGGCCGATATCATCGAAGCCAAAATGTGTAGCCGGGTTAATGGTGACCATTTGGATGGCCTCTACTGGATCTATACCTACGGCAATGGTTCTGCGGACAATATCATTCATATGCCCGTATTTCAGCAGATCCTCAGGAACCATATCATCGGAGACGAGGATGGCTCGTCGTGAATCCATTCCCTCCTCAGTAATGGCCCGGATGCATTCAGCCATATTGCGCTGGGAAGAGCCTTCGCGCATAAATACACTGACCCCGTAACGCAGCTTCTCCATCATTTCTTCCTTCGTCGTTGTCTCATGGCAGGAGACATGGCCACCTCCACATATGATATGGGCGGCAAGCTCGCGGCCAAATAAGCCGGGGGCGTTGCCTTCAATGCTTTTGCCAATAGCTTTGGCGTAAGAAACAGAGGCAAGCAGATCATCAATAAGATAGGGGGCATTGCGGTATACCGGATGAACATTGCTGAAGCCCTGCAGTTCTCCGATTCCCTGTACATGATCATCATTCAGCAGTTCCTGCATATCCTTCGAGCTAATATCAGCACCAGCAGTTTCTAGACCAGGCACATCCGGCGTGAGACAGGGTACGGTGAAAAGAACACGGTTCGGTAAGGTTTTGGCTTCCTCGATCATCGCTTTCATTCCCGGCACTCCCAGAACATTGCCTATTTCATGCGGATCTGCTACTAATGTTGTGGTTCCCGTTGGAATGGATAATTTGGAAAATTCGGTTACAGTAAGCATCGCGCTTTCGAAATGCATATGTGAATCAATAAAGCCCGGACTTATGAATTTGCCGCGCATCTCTTCAATGACGGTAGAGGGACCAATCAGCTTATCCGCTTGGCCTACAAGTAGAATGCGATCCCCTTTTATAGCTACATCGCCTTCGTAAATTTCCCGGGTAACTACATTAATGATATAGCCGCCTTTAAGTACAAGGTCGGCGTGAACAGTGTCGGAGAGCAGCACATCAATCATCCGCCGCCGCTGAATCGCATCTTTGATATCTGTCGTTAGCATATGTTATGAACCTCCCGCCTTGGCGCAATCCACGCTGTCTACAATACCGACAATAGCGGCATCTATAGGGGCATTCGGATGTAACGTCGCTCGTGAAGCCACGCTGCCGACTACGAAGATGATCGTTTCGCCAATTCCGGCTCCCACCGTATCGACCGCAACGATCGTTGCTCCAGAAGGTGTATTGTCCGGGTGAATCGGCTGAACGATCAGTAGTTTGGCACCAACCAGAGTCTCATCCTTTCTAGTTGCAACGACGTATCCGATAATTAGTCCCAGCTGCATGTGATTGTCACCTCTTCTATTTAAATTGAAGCTCTATTCTATATTCTCTGGCCATATCTGCGGCAAGCGGAGTGATTACGGCATGTCTGCTCAATACAATGATTGTTCTATCCAGCTTCCGTGCTGAGCGGATATCCTCGGCGGTTAGTATCTGTTTCTTGAGTGGTGCTTCCGCAGAGGACAGCCAGTTCCCCACTTTATCCGGTTCTAGCAGCTTAATGCCGAAGCCTTCTATTGTACTAACCATAGCCAACATCTGCTCTTTCAAAAGCGGACTGGCCTGCGAGAGACCCTGCTCACCCCAACGATAATGATCTGGTTCTGCCCCTAGCGTTAAAGCGGCGACCGGTTTTCCTGCACAAAGAGCCAATACTATTAATTGTACGAATGGATGTCCGGTATCCAATTGAGTTAGACGGGACAACAGGGATAGTGAAAGTACGGGTATGAATAGGGCATCTGCTTCGGAGGGAGAGGGGGGCAGGGAGTTGGCGGGAAGTATAATATCGTCAACTCCGGACTGCGCTACTATCTCTTCGAGGGCCATTGTGTTGAACAGATTCTCCTCTACCCATATCCGTAATCTAACGTTGCTTGCCCCCAGCTTCCGAATAGCCGCGAACCCATCCTCCATACCGATAAAATGATTGGCCAGCAGTGTTAAGACTCGGGGATAGTCTTTATTTAACTCTGCTGCTCTGGAGCCGTAAGACATCTCCAGTAGGATATTTGCAGCAACCGTGCTATGCCGGCTGTCCATGGTGACTATTGTTCCTATTCAATGCCTTTGGATAACAAGGCCCGTTCAACTTCACTATGTGGTCTTGGGATGACATGTACCGAAACCAGTTCTCCGACCCGTTTGGCTGCTGCTGCCCCTGCATCGGTTGCTGCCTTTACAGCACCTACATCCCCACGAACCATAACTGTTACGAGACCAAAGCCGATTTTTTCATAACCGCAGATTTCTACGTTTGCCGCTTTCACCATTGCATCCGCAGCTTCAATTGCCCCTACAAGACCTTTTGTTTCGATTAATCCCAGTGATTCTCCCATTATAAAAACCTCCATCAATTTAGTTTGGTTTGTCGTCTGAATCGGTTGATTCGGTTGAATCTGTAGGGCCAGGTGAAGCTGGTAAAGTATCCGACTTCAGCTTGTTAGTCTTTGTGAGCGGGTCAGTAGCAGAGGAGATAGTAACAGATGCGGGAGCGGCGTTTTCTTTTTCCAGTAAATATTTCGACAATATCTTGTGAGTCACATCCTCGTGAGCTTTTGCGATGACATGGGCAGAGATTACCTTGCCGACTCGTTGTGCTTCTGCCTTTCCAGCCTCAACGGAGGCGTTGACTGCAGCAACATCCCCGCTTAGATGAATAGTCACACCCAATGAACCGCCAACACCGATAACCTTCTCTACGGCCACTAGTCGCACATCTGCTGCCTTAAGTGCAGCATCTGCTGCTGAAACGGCGGTTGTGAACCCAAGAGTCTCAATTAATCCCAGCGCTTGCATGTTCAGTCCTCCCTCATCATGGTCTTAAGCTCTGCCTCTACAGCTGTTATCTGAGCAGAAGTTCCGGTTATTGTTACATAGCTGTGCTCCGCCCTAATTTTCAGTTCAGGATGGGGACAACGGTAGAGCAGTTGCTGTACCAGTCCGATGCTGTTCCAGCGTGAAGCGGCATCTACAACCGCAATGGATTCTTGCTGCCCTGCCCCCAAATGTTGGCGGAGGAGCGGGGTGGGGCTCAGGCTGACGAACAACTGCACTCTGCGAGTAGAAGCGACCTGTAAAAGATCAACTATTTCCTTCAGCTTGATGGCTACTTTGTGAAAATGATTGCTGAACAGCTTAAGCTCGAAACGAGGATCAGCTTCTCCCCAGTAAATCTCGGCTTCCAGCGTAGGGTCATCTGCTAGAATCTTCTCTGCAGCAAATAGCTGTCCCGGATGGCAGGATCGTGTACTGATGACACCAGCTGCACTGTAATTTCGGCTGGTGATTCCCAGTAGAGGACGAAGCGCGGTAGAGATATCCGGGAAGAGCCAGGCGTCCATATCCCTCGCAGTTGAGAGACGGAAAGGCTCAGAGGTCTCAGGTGTATGGAGTTGAGCCTTTATGTGTGAATTTCCAGGTGAACTAACCTCCACATTCTTGTGCGATAAGGTGCGCAGAAGCAGTGGAGATAAACAATGCTCGACAAAATGTTGAGTATGGAGTGCTCCACTAGTGGAGCTAATGGTGCCGCCAGAGTGGGTAGAAAGAGTATTGCTACCGCTGCCAATGGAGTTGCCCAAGCTACTGGAATTGCCAGAGTTGTTGGAAAGGTTGGAGCTGCTGGAGCTTGATGCAGCAGCACCGGCAATTAGGGCCAGCCGTTTGGCAGCTTGTTCCTTCTGGTAATTAGTCCTCTTGACTGGCGGCTGTGGCTTGCTATAATCCTCCGGATGGGCGGGAGTGACACCGGAAAAAGGAATAGCATGGTTTCTTTGCAATACCTCTGAAACAACATTTCTCATAAAATCGGACAAATGTAATCACCTCCTTTAAGAAACTTTTGTTTTATCTTGTTTAGTAGAGCATTGTGGCTAAATCCGGATGCGGGCGCGGAATGACATTTGACGAAATGAGCTCACCGCCGGTTCGTGCATAAGCAGCAACGCCAGCCTCAACCGCTGCTGTGACAGAGGCGACATCGCCTTCGACGATAACCGTCACCAAGCCGGAGCCGATCCGCTTGAAGTCCACCAGCTTAACATTTGCTGCTTTGCACATGGCGTCGAGCGCTTCTAATGCTGGTGTCAGCCCTCGTGTCTCAATCAATCCGATTGCTTGCATAATCCACCTCCTTAAAGTTTTGCGGAACTTTACATCTTCGAGTATGACTGTGCAGCAAAACTACGTCGAAAGCATAAGCTTAAAGTTTTGATAGCAAAACTACATCGAAAGCATAAGCTTAGATTTGCGCATCCACGCTGAAATCAGTGTTCGCCAGAACATAACTGGTTAAATCGCATGTACAGCCTCGGTAGCGGATGAGGAGAAAGGTTAGCACAGAGATTAGCAGGAATTTCTCCCTCTAAAAATGCATCCTAGTAGGCTATTAATAGATTAGCGGGAAAAACTCCTGCTATATTTGCCCCTTTGGACTGCAACAGCCGAAATGCCAATATTTAGAGGGAATATTTCCCTCTAAATCCTCTAAATAAATGATTTTACCAAAATTAGCGGGAGGAAATCCCTTTAGTTTCAGAAACGGATCTCAATTACCGAAGAAAAGTAGAGTCATTCGGTGTCTGTTCAACGGCAAGTGCTGAGTGTGAAGTAGAGAAGAGTCCTAGAACCCTCTATACCTCTATAAATAGTTCGCCAGCTCAATCTCATCCTGTCCAGGAATATGAGTTCTGAGATAATGCTCCGCTTGCGATAACGGGTACGTAGCATCGATGCCCATCTTAGCAGTGACCCCGCGAAGATTGTGGGAAGGTTCCAGCGGAGAACCCTTGGCGCCAGGGACAATGAACAGATCCAGATCGGCTTGAACCCGGGTGGCAATGGCCCACTCCACATCAAGCGGATTCAAGAGGTCAACATCTTCATCGACGACAACCACATGCTTCAAGTCCTTGTCACCGGCAAAGGCAGCTAGCAGAGTAGTTTTGCCGTCACCCTCGCTTACTTTGCGAATCCTAACGACTGCATGATACCGTCCTACGCCACCCATTGTGATATGAACGTCTTGAACGGTAGGCACAACCTGCCGGATGGAGCTGATTAAGGCTACTTCACGGGCAATAGCCATAGGCAGCTTCTCTTCATAGCTAGCTGGGAGAATAGTCTGCCAAATGGGATGGTTCCGGTAAGTTACGGCGGAGAACTCTACCACTGGCTGTTCTGAACGTGGTCCATAATATCCGCCGAGCTCTCCGAATGGTCCTTCGGGTACGCGAATCCCAGGAAGAATCCGCCCCTCAAAGACAACCTCAGCTTCAGCCAGAACCTCAAGATTAACGCTCTTGCAGGGAACTACTGCAAGTGCCTCGCCGAGTAGGGCAGAGGCAACATCCAGCTTATCTACATGAAACAGATGTGTGCTGACCTGTGAAGCCAGAACAACAGCCGGGACGATGCCAAACATAAACGCGACTTCCAGCGGCTCATCACGCTCTTCAAACTCTTTGTATTGTTGAAATAATTCTGGTGAAGAGATTAAAATACTGGTCCGGTTGCCATCCAGCAGCTGCATCCGCCGGATGGAAGTATAACGTGTATGTCCGTCCCGGCCCTTAACGACCATGACTCCTGAGACGTAATATGCTCCGCTGTCCAAAGCATGATAAGTGCATACAGGAAAGTAATCTTTCAAGTTAAGCAGGCCGGTAATAACGTTGTCATGGACCGAAGCGTGCTCCACTTTGCGGGTCGCAAGCGGATGCACGAGGGCCTCGATAAGGCGAGGAAGCATGTCGCCAGGCTGCATATCCATACTTTCAGCCATCAGCGCTTTGGAGCCGCCAAGCCCAACAGTCATGTGTACGTTATACCCTTTGATCTTCTCGAAGAGTATGGGTTGCGCACCCTTTACCGCTTTAACTACTGCTCCGAGCTCGAAGCGGGGGTCAACTTCTCTACGTATCCGCAGCAGCTTGCCGTTCCTCTCCCAATGCTCCAGTAATTGTCTAATATTCAGCGCTGCCATCTTTAAGCCTCACCCCATCTTTTCATTAATTGATGTTCAATCCCCAAAGCATCGAGGACACGGGCATTCATAAAATTAACCAGCTCCCAGATCTCTGTGGGATGATTGTAGAATCCTGGTGAGGCAGGCATAATGTCTGCTCCCGCGCGGGCAACCCTAAGCATATTCTCCAAATGAATGAGATGGAGTGGCGTCTCGCGGGGCACGATAATGAGCCTGCGTTTTTCCTTCAGCACCACACTGGCCGCACGGCTCAGCAGAGTATCTCCCAGCCCATTGGCGATAGCACCCAGTGTGTTCATGGAACAGGGGATAATGACCATTCCGTCAGTTTTGAATGAGCCGCTGGCTACAGGTGCGAACAAATCACTGTTTGGCAGCACCGTCGCATATTCCGCGATCTCAGCCATGTCGATGCCACATTCATATTGGAGCACATTCTCTCCGGCGCTAGTGGCGATAACATAGGTGTCTATGCCTAATTGATGCAGGCTGCGGATCAGGGAGTAGCCGTATATGGCTCCGCTTGCTCCTGTAAGAGCGACTATAATTTTCATGATTGGAGTTCTCCTTTAGAAAGGGTACTGGCTGGGATTCTGTATAAAAAAACAAAAGGAAGCCGTTGACATAGAGATGTTCTCTAATCAACGGCTTCCTTCAGTCTGTAAACAGAATTCGGGCAAACCTTATTTATGTGGCAGCTCATCAGGATGAAATCGAGATAAGCCGACTATGCGGAATAACAATTACTTGCTGGTTATAGGCAGATTAACATGACGAGAAGTAGGCTATATTAAAATCCGCGAGATAAATCCCGTTTCATTTATCCTTTCTCGGCATCCGTGATAACTACAGTACAAGCCCATGCAGTTTGTGGCTCATAATCCCGTAATACGCCAGTGACGGCCAGCTTCATTTCTTCGGCCAGCTTCTTCTGGATTCTACGTTTGAATTCCTGATGCAGCGCAGCATCAACAGACTGCTTCAACTCTGGATAATGTTCTTCTAGGGCACGAAGTGCGGTAACCCGCTGATGCTTCACCAGAAACATAATCATCGTATCATTTACGGCATCAATCTTAAGCTGTGTAACACCAACACCATACAACTCTTTGTGTACTTCATTATAACAGCGGGACAGCTTCTTCTTAAATTCATTCGATGAGAGAAGTAAGGTTACCGACAAGGAGATCACTTCCCTATGCTGAAATCATTGATCTAACTATAATTATGTTACTAATCATTACATATCGTGGAGATCATGATGGAACTAAGTTATAAACATCAAGTTTAGACTCAATTATAAGCATAATATTCGAAAAGTAAATGATATATGTTACATTATATAACTTTGCTGTGGATATGGAAGAAGTGTGGAGAAATGCCGATCTCACATTTGAACCTATTGTAGAATTGGACATCACTCTTGTTATAATTTGAGAAAAATAGTGACACAGTAAAGGAAATACCTTATTATTTAAAGAGATTTTTAATAAAACAGTTTTTAAATAATTATGATACAATAATCATCCCAAATAGGGCTCATTGCAGTCAGGACTGGAAGGGGGGCTTGGCATCCTAGAACTGAGACGGGTAAGTAAAAAATTTAAGCTGAAGAATGGCATATATCAGGCGGTTGACGATGTATCGCTTGAGGTTAAGGCAGGAGCTATCTATGGCATTATTGGCGCAAGTGGTGCCGGAAAGTCTACGCTGCTGCGTATGATCAATCTACTGGAGGTACCAGATTCGGGTACGGTTACTGTAGACGGACACCTTCTGACAAGTATGTCAGACAAACAGCGGCGAAAGGAGCGGCAAAAGATCGGGATGATCTTTCAGCAATTTAACCTTGTATATAACGTGACAGTCAGCAGTAATGTCGCCATTCCGCTTGAACTAGCTGGTCTACCAAAACGTGAACGGATCAATCGAGTGCAGGAATGCCTCGACTTCGTCGGCCTTACGGATAAGGCAGAACAATATCCTGCCCAACTGAGTGGAGGCCAACGGCAGAGAGTAGCTATAGCCCGCGCGTTAGCGAATAGTCCAAAGTTGCTGCTCTGTGATGAGCCAACCTCATCGCTCGATCCGGTGACTACGGCAGATATATTGAGTGTATTGAGACATATTAATGAAAGCCTCGGTGTAACGATCGTGATTGTCACACATGAGATGGATGTAGTCAAAACCTTATGCGGTCATGTATCTGTAATGGAAAGAGGAATGATCATTGATTCATTCTCCCGAGAAGACGGTGACTTCCAGCCTGCTGCGACTAGCTCAGGCTCGTATCGGAATCAGATTCTTGGCAAAACGGAGGAAGTCCATGTTTGAGAGTGCAATTAAATACCAAGCACAAATGTGGCAAGCCATTGGTGAGACCTTTGTGATGGTGGGAATGTCGGTTGGAGCTGCGCTGCTGCTGGGACTTCCGCTTGGGACGCTGCTGTTTTTTTGCCGGAAAGGCCAGCTCTATGAGAATAGGATGATGTCCTTGGTGCTCAACAGTATCGTCAATATTGTCCGTTCCTTTCCGTTCCTGCTGTTGGTCGTAGCGCTGATTCCGGTGACCCGATTTATCGTGGGGACGGCGATTGGCACAATGGCTGCAACAGTTCCACTATGTATTGTGGCGATCGCGTATTACTCACGTCTGGTGGAGCAATCTTTGCTGGAGGTTCCCAAAGGAACGATTGAGGCAGCTTTATCAATGGGAGCTTCGAAGCTGGGGCTTGTCTTTAAATTCTTATATGTGGAAGCTCGTTCGGGACTAGTGCTCGGACTGACAACTTCTACGATCAGCTTTATTTCCTTCTCAACCGTGATGGGGGTCGTCGGTGGGGGCGGAGTTGGCGATTTCGCTATCCGCTATGGTTATCAACGCTTTGAGACTGAGGTAATGGCATATGCCATTGTTGTGATGATTGTGCTGGTGCAGCTTGTGCAGTTCACAGGAGGCACCTTGTCCAGACTGTTGGATAAACGATAAGCAGAAAATTTATATAATCTATAATGGGGGTTAATTGTATTTATGAAAAAATCAATGATACTGCTACTGACATTAATGGTAATCCTCATTGCAGGCTGTGGAGCAAACACGGCATCAGATACGAATGCAGCAAACAGTTCAGCTGAGAATAGCGGGGAGCCTATCAAACTAAAGGTAGCCACACTTATTCCGCCTATGACGGATATTCTGGATATTGTGAAACCATTGTTGAAGGAAGACGGTATCGAGCTTGAAGTCGTGGTGCTATCTGACAATGTGCAGCCAAATGAAGCTTTGGCGAATAAGGAAGTGGACGCTAACTTTTTTCAGCATGTGCCTTATATGGAGCAATTTAATGCCAGTAAGGGTTCAGAGCTTGTAGCGGTTCAGCCCGTTTATAATGCCATTTACGGTGGGTATTCCAAACGTTTCAAAGACATTGCCGAGCTGCCGGATGGAGCCACACTGGTGATGGCGAATGATCCGTCGAACATTGGGCGTTCGCTGGAGATGTTCGAAGCAGCTGGATTGATTACTTTGAAGGAGGGCGTAGGCATTAAGGCTACGCAGGCAGACATTACTGCTAATCCAAGAAAATTTAAATTTGCGGAAGTCGATTTGCTGATGCTGGCCCGTATGCTGGATGATGCTGACCTGGTGGCGATGACGCCTGCTTATGCTAGTCCGCTTGGGCTAACGCCTAAGAAAGATGCCTTGATTACGGAATCCGAGGATGCCAAATTCGCGATTACATTGGTTGCCCGCAGCGATAACAAGGATTCCGCAGCTATTAAAAAGCTGGCTGAGCGGATCAGTGGTCCAGAAGTGAAAAAATTCCTGGAGGATAATTACGCGGATATCGCGCTGCCGGCCTTTAAATAAAGGTATAAATAACAGCTAGTCAGGCGCTATATATTAGAACAAGCAAGCTTTCCGATTCATGGGGAGCTTGTTTTTTCTTTTTAGAGGATGAAAAATCCAATGAAAAAATAATTTTGTCGTATTTTGTTTGTTTATTTTACTAAAATATATATAACAAAAACACAAGCGAGGACTATAAAAGTAAATAGGGAGCATATTCATATGATTTTTTGCTCTGTATAATATATAATTAAGCGCTTACATTTTAATTAATTGGTATCTGTCACTGTTTTACTACAATTATTACTAAAAAATCGAAGAGAGAAGGTGATAACAAAATATATATTTGTTATTTAGGACGAATAAACACATTAAAATATATTTGGGAGGTTATTCATGAAAGTTTCAACAAAATGGCTGGCTTCATTTATGGCTGCGGCAATGATTGGAACCTCGTTGGCTCCGGCCTATGCGGCAACAAGCGGAACATATAACATCACCTCTTCTGTTTCAGATCTGCAGGGTCACTGGGCTGCTGCTGATATTAGCAAATGGATGAATAACGGTGTCATTAACGGATACCCGGACGGGACCTTTCAGCCTAATAAGAGTATTAACCGCGCAGAATTCGTAACGATAGTAAATCAGATATTTGGTTTCACAGCTGCAGCGCCTGTCAATTTCACAGATGTCTCAGCGAACAGCTGGTATGCACAGCAATTCGCTATTGCGAAGGAAGCTGGCTATTACCAGGGCTTTGAGAAGGGTCAGGCACGAGCAACGACAGAGATTTCCCGTCAGGATGCAGTAACTTTGCTTGCACGGGCATTTAGCTTGGCGAGTGGAGAGAATACCTCTTTTGCCTCGTCATTTAAAGATTCAGCTGATATTCAGAAGTATGCGTTGGATGCCGTGAATGCCTTCGCGGGTAAGATCAGTGGCTATCCGGATGGTTCATTCAAACCCAAAGGTGAAATGACACGTGCTGAAGTCGTTACGCTGCTGGACCAGCTAGTAGCAGGCTATTATACAACAACAGGCAGTAATGAAGCCGCAACGATTGATGGAAGCGTCATCATCAATAAGGATGGGGCAAACCTGAAGGGGGCGACTATCAACGGCAACCTGTATCTCGCTCCTGGTATTGGCAACGGAGAGGTCAAGCTTGATGGGATTACGGTCAAAGGAACCACGTTCGTATGGGGGGGCGGAGAGCATACGATTGTTTTTAATAACGCCACTCTCGGTAAAGTACAAGTTAATCGTCCGGATGGTTTGGTCCGTGTGCTGACCACTGGTGCAACGCAGATTGACAGTATCTCCATTGAGAGCAAATCGCGCCTAGAGCTTGGTACAGGCACAAAGGTGGATGAGGTCTTAGCAAATAACACAGTCGCTTTGGTTATCGCAGATGGGGCCTCAATTTCAAACTTGATGGTCAACCAAGAGGCAACGGGTACGACGATCGCCGGTCAAGGCGATATTACGAACGCAATCCTTAAGGCTGCGGGCATTACCGTAAACGGTGCAGCTGTATCTGTTGGAACGATTGCTGTGGTCAATGGCGTTTCGGCGCCGGTTACGACGGGCATGCAAACAACAACGCCAACGACGAATAACGGCTCAGGGGCAGTAACGCCGACACCGACACCGACACCTTCGGTGGATAACGGCTCTGGAACTGTAACTCCGGCACCAACTCCTATCGTCGACTTCGTCGATATGAATGCTACAGCCGAGACTAGATCTCTTTTTGCTTATCTCGAGGATATCCGTGGGAAGCATATTTTATTTGGACAGCAGCA comes from Paenibacillus sp. 19GGS1-52 and encodes:
- a CDS encoding methionine ABC transporter permease; the protein is MFESAIKYQAQMWQAIGETFVMVGMSVGAALLLGLPLGTLLFFCRKGQLYENRMMSLVLNSIVNIVRSFPFLLLVVALIPVTRFIVGTAIGTMAATVPLCIVAIAYYSRLVEQSLLEVPKGTIEAALSMGASKLGLVFKFLYVEARSGLVLGLTTSTISFISFSTVMGVVGGGGVGDFAIRYGYQRFETEVMAYAIVVMIVLVQLVQFTGGTLSRLLDKR
- a CDS encoding MetQ/NlpA family ABC transporter substrate-binding protein yields the protein MKKSMILLLTLMVILIAGCGANTASDTNAANSSAENSGEPIKLKVATLIPPMTDILDIVKPLLKEDGIELEVVVLSDNVQPNEALANKEVDANFFQHVPYMEQFNASKGSELVAVQPVYNAIYGGYSKRFKDIAELPDGATLVMANDPSNIGRSLEMFEAAGLITLKEGVGIKATQADITANPRKFKFAEVDLLMLARMLDDADLVAMTPAYASPLGLTPKKDALITESEDAKFAITLVARSDNKDSAAIKKLAERISGPEVKKFLEDNYADIALPAFK